A DNA window from Pseudomonas sp. GD03919 contains the following coding sequences:
- a CDS encoding ArsJ-associated glyceraldehyde-3-phosphate dehydrogenase: MSIKVGINGFGRIGRLALRAAWDWPQLQFVRINDPAGDAASHAHLLNFDSVHGRWQHEAGSDGDCVVVGGQRIQVTANKAIADTGWSDCDLVLEASGKMKTVEVLQAYLDQGVKRVVVCAPVKQAGALNVVMGVNQQLFDPARHRIVTAASCTTNCLAPVVKVIHEALGIRHGSITTIHDLTNTQSILDQPHKDLRRARASGMSLIPTTTGSATAIAEIFPELRGKLNGHAVRVPLANASLTDCVFEVERATTAEEVNALLKAAAEGPLKGILGYEERPLVSIDYRSDPRSSIVDALSTLVVAGTQVKIYAWYDNEWGYANRAVELARMVGMASLS, encoded by the coding sequence ATGAGCATCAAAGTCGGTATCAACGGATTCGGCCGCATCGGCCGCCTGGCCCTGCGCGCCGCCTGGGACTGGCCGCAGCTGCAGTTCGTACGGATCAACGACCCGGCCGGCGACGCCGCCAGCCACGCCCACCTGCTGAATTTCGACTCGGTGCACGGCCGCTGGCAGCACGAGGCGGGCAGCGACGGCGACTGCGTAGTGGTGGGCGGCCAGCGCATCCAGGTGACGGCCAACAAGGCCATCGCCGACACCGGCTGGAGCGACTGCGACCTGGTGCTCGAGGCCAGCGGCAAGATGAAGACGGTCGAGGTGCTGCAGGCTTATCTGGACCAGGGCGTGAAGCGCGTGGTGGTCTGCGCGCCGGTCAAGCAGGCCGGCGCGCTGAACGTGGTGATGGGGGTCAACCAGCAGCTGTTCGACCCGGCGCGGCACCGCATCGTCACCGCCGCCTCCTGCACCACCAACTGCCTGGCGCCGGTGGTCAAGGTGATCCACGAGGCACTGGGCATCCGTCACGGCTCGATCACCACCATCCACGACCTGACCAATACCCAGAGCATCCTCGACCAACCGCACAAGGACCTGCGCCGGGCGCGCGCCTCCGGCATGAGCCTGATCCCGACCACCACCGGCTCGGCCACGGCGATCGCCGAGATCTTCCCCGAGCTGCGCGGCAAGCTCAACGGCCACGCCGTGCGCGTGCCGCTGGCCAACGCCTCGCTGACCGACTGCGTGTTCGAGGTCGAGCGCGCGACCACGGCCGAGGAGGTCAACGCCCTGCTCAAGGCCGCCGCCGAGGGGCCGCTCAAGGGCATCCTGGGTTACGAGGAACGCCCGCTGGTGTCCATCGACTACCGCAGCGACCCGCGCTCCTCCATCGTCGATGCGCTGTCGACCCTGGTGGTGGCCGGCACCCAGGTGAAGATCTACGCCTGGTACGACAACGAATGGGGCTACGCCAACCGCGCGGTGGAGCTGGCGCGGATGGTCGGGATGGCCAGCCTATCGTAG
- a CDS encoding metalloregulator ArsR/SmtB family transcription factor produces the protein MAELLTPTTVFKCLADDTRVRLMLLIAREEELCVCELTCALGENQPKVSRHLAQLRSGGLLADRRQGQWVYYRLHPHLPDWVIAVLDATLAANSHWLNPDSKRLAAMGERPQRSAACC, from the coding sequence ATGGCCGAACTGCTGACCCCCACCACCGTCTTCAAGTGCCTGGCCGACGACACCCGGGTGCGCCTGATGCTGCTGATCGCCCGCGAGGAGGAGCTGTGCGTCTGCGAACTGACCTGCGCCCTCGGCGAGAACCAGCCCAAGGTCTCGCGCCACCTGGCGCAGTTGCGCAGCGGCGGCCTGCTGGCCGACCGCCGCCAGGGCCAGTGGGTCTACTACCGCCTGCACCCGCACCTGCCGGACTGGGTGATCGCCGTGCTCGACGCCACGCTGGCGGCCAACAGCCACTGGCTGAACCCGGACAGCAAGCGCCTGGCCGCCATGGGCGAGCGCCCGCAACGCAGCGCCGCCTGCTGCTGA
- the malE gene encoding maltose/maltodextrin ABC transporter substrate-binding protein MalE produces the protein MRTTIRLATLILLCTAPWPALAFEKNVLTVWIGQDKGFNALAEIGQRFTADSGMPVRVATPDDLAVQYDKFAATTKGPDIVIFAHDRFGSWINNGLLEPLQPSAEALQRAPGFAWEALTVGTQRFGYPLATEVVSLLYNRELVASAPRSLAEVTALDRRLRTQGKRAIAWDYNNLYFSWPIIAGAGGYSLHKQSGIYDLADVGVATPGAITGMQALKQLLDDGVLEPGDDYASALDGFKQGRIAMIVNGPWVWNELRDAGLDFAIDYVPGIDDARRGRPFVGILAAAINANSPHKTQAQRFVENYLSSAEGLHSLNADKPLGAVANHEVMAALRHDPLIEHTYESAASGEIMPDIPEMKRFWALFNSRLGAMFKGEKPIAATLEEIAQRLRAAGEVQAWRRRHYPTADSAAGPS, from the coding sequence ATGAGAACAACAATAAGGCTCGCGACACTGATTCTGCTGTGCACCGCCCCCTGGCCAGCCCTGGCCTTCGAGAAGAACGTGCTGACCGTCTGGATCGGCCAGGACAAGGGCTTCAACGCCCTCGCCGAGATCGGCCAGCGCTTCACCGCCGACAGCGGCATGCCGGTCAGGGTCGCCACCCCGGACGACCTCGCCGTCCAGTACGACAAGTTCGCCGCCACCACCAAGGGCCCGGATATCGTCATCTTCGCCCATGATCGCTTCGGCTCGTGGATCAACAACGGCCTGCTCGAGCCGCTCCAGCCCAGCGCAGAGGCCCTGCAGCGCGCCCCCGGCTTCGCCTGGGAAGCGCTGACCGTGGGTACCCAGCGTTTCGGCTATCCCCTGGCCACCGAGGTGGTCAGCCTGCTCTACAACCGCGAGTTGGTTGCCAGCGCGCCGCGCAGCCTCGCCGAGGTCACCGCACTGGACCGGCGCCTGCGCACGCAGGGCAAGCGCGCCATCGCCTGGGACTACAACAACCTGTACTTCTCCTGGCCGATCATCGCCGGTGCCGGCGGCTACAGCCTGCACAAGCAGAGCGGCATCTACGACCTGGCCGATGTCGGCGTCGCCACCCCTGGCGCCATCACCGGCATGCAAGCGCTCAAGCAACTGCTCGACGACGGCGTGCTGGAACCCGGCGACGATTACGCCAGCGCCCTGGACGGCTTCAAGCAGGGCCGCATCGCCATGATCGTCAACGGCCCCTGGGTGTGGAACGAGCTGCGCGACGCCGGACTCGACTTCGCCATCGACTATGTACCGGGCATCGACGACGCGCGCCGGGGCAGGCCCTTCGTCGGCATCCTCGCCGCCGCGATCAACGCCAACAGCCCGCACAAGACGCAGGCACAGCGCTTTGTCGAGAACTACCTGAGCAGCGCCGAGGGCCTGCACAGCCTCAACGCCGACAAACCGCTGGGCGCGGTGGCCAACCACGAGGTCATGGCCGCGCTGCGCCACGACCCGCTGATCGAACACACCTACGAGTCCGCCGCCAGCGGCGAGATCATGCCGGACATCCCGGAGATGAAGCGCTTCTGGGCTCTGTTCAACTCTCGTCTGGGCGCCATGTTCAAGGGCGAGAAGCCGATCGCCGCCACCCTGGAAGAGATCGCCCAACGCCTGCGCGCCGCCGGCGAGGTGCAGGCCTGGCGCCGTCGCCACTACCCGACTGCCGACTCCGCGGCGGGGCCATCCTGA
- a CDS encoding MalM family protein — protein MPPFKIASLALLTVLLTGCASEPLRRIDALSASPAPLQTSAGSAEQALAAASSCCASLRELPYQPIPVNFSGEVRIDTSAPAFAFDSGKSFFRAFQLPASSKSFEIRLYSQAGDTVLAPNAMLLDSRFRVTRLLGAEDFVYAPASGFKGDSLDARLRVDRLYPDNPGNEHYLVLYTSEAQMRGQTVIEHPAKAFARALGNEAPNIPDPVAQHAPVGVIKMVLIEDQVAGQQANSYVPPFSIGREMGNQLPSVPAPAVLPETQAYYRQGIDAALAGKDLERALRLADEAGRVGDDSAKAYLLERIQIR, from the coding sequence ATGCCACCGTTCAAGATCGCCAGCCTCGCGCTGCTCACCGTTCTGTTAACCGGCTGCGCCAGCGAGCCGCTACGCCGCATCGATGCCCTGAGCGCCAGCCCGGCGCCCCTGCAGACCTCCGCCGGCAGCGCCGAACAGGCCCTGGCCGCCGCGTCATCCTGCTGCGCCTCGCTGCGCGAGCTGCCCTACCAGCCGATCCCGGTGAACTTCAGCGGCGAGGTGCGCATCGACACCAGCGCGCCCGCCTTCGCCTTCGACAGCGGCAAGAGTTTTTTCCGCGCCTTCCAGCTGCCGGCCTCCAGCAAGTCGTTCGAGATCCGCCTGTACAGCCAGGCCGGCGACACGGTGCTGGCGCCCAACGCCATGCTGCTCGACAGCCGGTTCCGCGTCACCCGCCTGCTCGGCGCCGAGGATTTCGTCTACGCCCCGGCTTCCGGCTTCAAGGGCGACAGCCTGGACGCGCGCCTGCGCGTCGACCGCCTGTACCCGGACAACCCCGGCAACGAACACTACCTGGTGCTCTACACCAGCGAGGCGCAGATGCGCGGCCAGACCGTCATCGAGCACCCGGCCAAGGCCTTCGCCCGCGCCCTCGGCAACGAGGCGCCGAACATTCCCGACCCGGTGGCCCAGCATGCGCCGGTGGGGGTGATCAAGATGGTGCTGATCGAGGACCAAGTGGCCGGCCAGCAGGCCAACAGCTACGTGCCGCCGTTCAGCATCGGCCGCGAGATGGGCAACCAGCTGCCCAGCGTACCGGCCCCGGCCGTGCTGCCGGAGACCCAGGCCTACTACCGCCAGGGCATCGACGCCGCCCTCGCCGGCAAGGATCTGGAGCGCGCCCTGCGCCTGGCCGACGAAGCGGGCCGGGTCGGCGACGACAGCGCCAAGGCCTACCTGCTCGAACGTATCCAGATCCGCTGA
- a CDS encoding maltoporin has product MNTKQPAQLLRPSALFAAMLLATPALALDFHGYMRSGIGATAGGGDQACFQAAGAPAKYRLGNECETYAEIGLGHEVWKEGEQSFYLDSMIAYKSDQANDWEATDSEGGSAFNNGTSSIRQFNVQAKNFLPALPGATLWAGKRYYKRNDVHINDYYYWDVSGPGAGIEDIDLGFAKAHVAWMRNNDGDYVYEGTGTGTNVANDTLDLRLTDIDFNTDAKLELGYDYGKANLSDLQEKDPGYTNQKGHLVTVQHIQGNWFGGFNKLALQYGTDGIIGSTGRNSTGNSDGKMFRLVNQGVVGLTDDIEMMYVQIYEDKDFDNDSGQTWTSFGVRPVYKWTNTMSTALEFGYDHIDPQAKGEKSRDLKKVTLAQQWSAGRSFWARPQIRVFATYAMWDGGKYNAASESIDAGDDNGLTFGVQAEAWW; this is encoded by the coding sequence ATGAATACCAAGCAACCCGCCCAGCTGCTGCGTCCCAGCGCCCTGTTCGCCGCCATGCTGCTGGCCACCCCGGCCCTGGCACTGGACTTCCATGGCTACATGCGTTCCGGCATCGGTGCCACCGCCGGCGGCGGCGACCAGGCCTGCTTCCAGGCGGCCGGCGCACCGGCCAAGTACCGCCTCGGCAACGAATGCGAAACCTACGCCGAGATCGGTCTCGGCCACGAGGTCTGGAAGGAAGGCGAGCAGAGCTTCTATCTCGACAGCATGATCGCCTACAAGTCGGACCAGGCGAACGACTGGGAAGCCACCGACAGCGAAGGCGGAAGTGCCTTCAACAACGGCACCAGCTCGATCCGCCAGTTCAACGTGCAGGCCAAGAACTTCCTGCCGGCCCTGCCCGGCGCCACCCTGTGGGCCGGCAAGCGCTACTACAAGCGCAACGACGTGCACATCAACGATTACTACTACTGGGACGTCTCCGGCCCCGGCGCCGGTATCGAGGACATCGACCTGGGCTTCGCCAAGGCGCACGTGGCCTGGATGCGCAACAACGATGGCGACTACGTCTACGAAGGCACCGGCACCGGTACCAACGTGGCCAACGACACCCTCGACCTGCGCCTGACCGACATCGACTTCAACACCGACGCCAAGCTGGAGCTCGGCTACGACTATGGCAAGGCCAACCTGAGCGACCTCCAGGAGAAGGACCCCGGCTACACCAACCAGAAGGGTCATCTGGTCACCGTACAGCACATCCAGGGCAACTGGTTCGGCGGCTTCAACAAGCTCGCCCTGCAGTACGGCACCGACGGCATCATCGGCAGCACCGGGCGCAACAGCACCGGCAACAGCGACGGCAAGATGTTCCGTCTGGTCAACCAGGGCGTGGTCGGCCTGACCGACGACATCGAGATGATGTACGTGCAGATCTACGAGGATAAGGACTTCGACAACGACTCGGGGCAGACCTGGACCTCGTTCGGCGTGCGCCCGGTGTACAAGTGGACCAACACCATGAGCACCGCGCTGGAGTTCGGCTACGACCATATCGACCCGCAGGCCAAGGGCGAGAAGTCCCGCGACCTGAAGAAAGTCACCCTGGCCCAGCAGTGGTCGGCCGGCCGCAGCTTCTGGGCACGTCCGCAGATCCGTGTGTTCGCCACCTACGCCATGTGGGACGGCGGCAAGTACAACGCCGCCAGCGAATCCATCGATGCCGGCGACGACAACGGCCTCACCTTTGGCGTCCAGGCTGAAGCCTGGTGGTAA
- a CDS encoding glucan 1,4-alpha-maltotetraohydrolase domain-containing protein — MNRYLRLAGLVLAMAPLAYPWGNLVRAADAPGKTASGVRYHGGDEIILQGFHWNTVRTSSNWYATLASMAPTLAADGFSAIWMPVPWRDFSSWSDPGNGTSGGGEGYFWHDFNKNGRYGSDSLLRQAAGALNAAGVKPIYDVVPNHMNRGYPDKEINLPAGQGLWRHDCNDPGNHANDCDDGDRFMGGDADLNTGHPQNYAMFRDEFARLRSQYGAGGFRFDFVRGYAGERVASWMSDAHDNGFCLGELWKAPGEYPSWDWRNGASWQQILKDWSDRAKCTVFDFALKERMQNGGIADWRHGLNGNPDARWREVAVTFVDNHDTGYSPGPNGGQHHWPLPDARLKQAYAYILSSPGTPVVYWPHMYDWGHGDFIRQLIQIRRAAGVKAASAIQFHSGYSGLVATVGGSQQQLLIALDSNLDSPGQVASGDFTEALNADNGAIRIWRSGQGDDEDQGELVSVNFRCDNGVTQWGDSVYAVGNVAQLGNWSAAGAVRLSDTSAYPTWKGSIALPAGQQLEWKCIIRNESDPAQVKTWQPGGNNSLTVTAGATTSGGF, encoded by the coding sequence ATGAACCGATACCTGCGACTGGCCGGCCTGGTGCTGGCCATGGCCCCGCTCGCCTACCCCTGGGGCAACCTGGTCAGGGCGGCCGACGCGCCGGGCAAGACCGCCAGCGGCGTGCGCTATCACGGCGGCGACGAGATCATCCTCCAGGGCTTTCACTGGAACACCGTGCGGACCTCGAGCAACTGGTACGCGACCCTGGCCAGCATGGCGCCGACCCTGGCCGCCGATGGCTTCAGTGCGATCTGGATGCCGGTGCCCTGGCGCGACTTCTCCAGCTGGAGCGACCCCGGCAACGGCACCTCGGGCGGTGGCGAAGGCTACTTCTGGCACGACTTCAACAAGAACGGCCGCTATGGCAGCGACAGCCTGCTCAGACAGGCCGCCGGCGCGCTCAATGCGGCCGGGGTCAAACCCATCTACGACGTGGTGCCCAACCATATGAACCGCGGCTACCCGGACAAGGAGATCAACCTGCCGGCCGGCCAGGGGCTGTGGCGCCACGACTGCAATGACCCGGGCAACCATGCCAACGACTGCGACGACGGCGACCGTTTCATGGGCGGCGACGCCGACCTCAATACCGGCCACCCGCAGAACTACGCGATGTTCCGCGACGAGTTCGCCAGGCTGCGCAGCCAGTATGGCGCCGGGGGCTTTCGCTTCGACTTCGTCCGCGGCTACGCCGGCGAGCGGGTCGCCAGCTGGATGAGCGATGCCCACGACAACGGCTTCTGCCTCGGCGAGCTGTGGAAGGCGCCGGGCGAGTACCCGAGCTGGGACTGGCGCAACGGCGCCAGCTGGCAGCAGATCCTCAAGGACTGGTCCGATCGGGCCAAGTGCACGGTGTTCGACTTCGCCCTCAAGGAGCGCATGCAGAACGGCGGCATCGCCGACTGGCGCCACGGTCTGAACGGCAATCCCGATGCGCGCTGGCGCGAGGTGGCGGTGACCTTCGTCGACAACCACGACACCGGCTACTCGCCCGGCCCCAACGGCGGCCAGCACCACTGGCCGTTGCCGGACGCGCGGCTGAAGCAGGCCTACGCCTACATCCTCAGCAGCCCGGGCACGCCGGTGGTGTACTGGCCGCACATGTACGACTGGGGCCATGGCGACTTCATCCGCCAGCTGATCCAGATCCGCCGCGCCGCCGGGGTCAAGGCCGCCTCGGCGATCCAGTTCCATTCGGGTTATTCCGGCCTGGTGGCGACGGTCGGCGGCAGCCAGCAGCAATTGCTGATCGCCCTGGACTCCAACCTGGACTCGCCCGGCCAGGTGGCCAGCGGCGACTTCACCGAGGCGCTCAACGCCGACAACGGCGCGATCCGTATCTGGCGCAGCGGCCAGGGTGACGATGAAGATCAGGGCGAGCTGGTCAGCGTCAACTTCCGCTGCGACAACGGCGTGACTCAGTGGGGCGACAGCGTCTATGCGGTGGGTAACGTCGCCCAGCTGGGCAACTGGAGCGCGGCCGGCGCCGTGCGCCTGAGCGACACCAGCGCCTACCCGACCTGGAAGGGCAGCATCGCCCTGCCGGCCGGCCAGCAGCTGGAGTGGAAATGCATCATCCGTAACGAGAGCGACCCGGCGCAGGTCAAGACCTGGCAGCCGGGAGGCAACAATAGCCTGACGGTTACGGCCGGGGCCACCACCAGCGGCGGCTTCTGA
- a CDS encoding methyl-accepting chemotaxis protein, with protein MLSPLVNRLTAFKVGFLPRLYLLIAALALLLVLLGGSSLSAIGELQGSGERIAHSAARLQASQSFFSALQGLTQNLSDALGAERAEELEAFATAHGQHAERVDARLDVMLTLGNGAEQAELVRLGQLLPQLDAQSRELLEAQRQVLARVERTAVTLRNLQLQLSRFKQDLLRVQAVTKDDYVAYSLKQFIIPLEQVEALVFDAVGSASPQRLQQAEAKVRERLPNLHDKLGRVLDDLLPHQDSRTDYVHTYRGEFAEIKRNLLLDGQGALAQYAGWLADKQANQERKRQLQALQAQVGEQVGQLIEASERDARAQLEQARLTYRRGFDRLLWLAALSLGIALSMGVWLSRTMRRALGAVSGALNRLAEGDLRGRCDYQRADEFGRVAADVNRVAGNLRDALAQLGRAADQQDAIARGNADSCADARQGLDRQRSSIGALAASLTQMESSFAEVAVHAEQTARRVDSVGACVDSGSQIMAGTIRSTRALAQQLQGSVAEIAEVEVGGQRIGQILAVIRSIAEQTNLLALNAAIEAARAGEQGRGFAVVADEVRSLALRTASSTGEIQSHIDGLLQGIQAAVQSLELSRQHMQANLAQVGEADQAMQRIHEQVGAIAGMSRQISQATAQQRLAAEDVTRSMHDIHAVAEDNMQRIVGITESSERQAAMVAEQQALCARYLT; from the coding sequence ATGTTGTCCCCTCTTGTAAACCGGCTGACCGCCTTCAAGGTCGGCTTCCTGCCGCGGCTGTACCTGCTGATCGCGGCGCTGGCCCTGCTGCTGGTGCTGCTCGGCGGCAGCAGCCTGAGCGCCATCGGCGAGCTGCAGGGCTCGGGCGAACGCATCGCCCACAGCGCCGCGCGGCTGCAGGCCAGCCAGAGCTTCTTCAGTGCCCTGCAGGGCCTGACCCAGAACCTGTCCGATGCCCTCGGCGCCGAACGCGCCGAGGAACTCGAGGCCTTCGCCACCGCGCATGGGCAGCATGCCGAACGGGTCGACGCCCGCCTGGACGTCATGCTGACCCTGGGGAACGGCGCCGAACAGGCCGAGCTGGTGCGGCTGGGGCAGTTGCTGCCGCAGCTGGACGCGCAGAGCCGCGAACTGCTGGAGGCGCAGCGCCAGGTGCTGGCGCGGGTCGAGCGCACTGCGGTGACGCTGCGCAACCTGCAGCTGCAACTGTCGCGCTTCAAGCAGGACCTGCTCAGGGTGCAGGCGGTCACCAAGGACGACTACGTCGCCTACTCGCTCAAGCAGTTCATCATTCCGCTGGAGCAGGTCGAGGCACTGGTCTTCGACGCGGTCGGCAGCGCCTCGCCGCAGCGCCTGCAGCAGGCCGAGGCCAAGGTCAGGGAACGCCTGCCCAATCTGCATGACAAGCTGGGGCGGGTTCTGGACGACCTACTGCCCCACCAGGACAGTCGCACCGACTATGTGCATACCTATCGGGGCGAGTTCGCCGAGATCAAGCGCAACCTGCTGCTCGACGGCCAGGGCGCGCTGGCCCAGTACGCCGGCTGGCTCGCCGACAAGCAGGCTAACCAGGAGCGCAAGCGCCAGCTGCAGGCGTTGCAGGCGCAGGTGGGCGAGCAGGTCGGGCAACTGATCGAGGCGAGCGAGCGCGACGCCCGGGCGCAGCTCGAACAGGCGCGCCTGACCTATCGGCGCGGCTTCGATCGCCTGCTGTGGCTGGCCGCGCTGTCGCTCGGCATCGCCCTGAGCATGGGCGTTTGGCTCAGCCGCACCATGCGCCGGGCGCTGGGAGCGGTGTCCGGCGCGCTGAACCGGTTGGCCGAGGGCGATCTGCGCGGCCGCTGCGATTACCAGCGGGCAGACGAGTTCGGCCGGGTCGCGGCGGACGTCAATCGGGTCGCCGGCAACCTGCGCGACGCCCTGGCGCAGCTGGGCCGCGCCGCCGACCAGCAGGACGCCATCGCCCGTGGCAATGCCGATTCCTGCGCCGACGCGCGCCAGGGCCTGGATCGGCAGCGCTCGAGCATCGGTGCGCTGGCCGCCAGCCTGACCCAGATGGAATCGAGCTTCGCCGAGGTGGCGGTGCATGCCGAGCAGACCGCGCGGCGGGTCGACAGCGTCGGCGCCTGCGTCGACAGCGGCAGCCAGATCATGGCCGGCACCATCCGCAGCACCCGGGCGCTGGCGCAGCAGCTGCAGGGCAGCGTGGCCGAGATCGCCGAGGTCGAGGTCGGCGGGCAGCGCATCGGCCAGATCCTCGCGGTGATCCGCAGCATCGCCGAGCAGACCAACCTGCTGGCCCTCAACGCGGCCATCGAGGCGGCGCGTGCCGGCGAGCAGGGCCGCGGCTTCGCCGTGGTCGCCGACGAGGTGCGCAGCCTGGCCTTGCGCACGGCCAGCTCCACCGGCGAGATCCAGTCCCATATCGACGGTCTGCTGCAGGGCATCCAGGCGGCGGTACAGTCGCTGGAGCTGAGCCGCCAGCACATGCAGGCCAACCTGGCCCAGGTCGGCGAGGCCGATCAGGCGATGCAGCGGATCCACGAGCAGGTCGGCGCCATCGCCGGCATGTCGCGGCAGATCAGCCAGGCCACCGCCCAGCAGCGCCTGGCTGCCGAAGACGTGACGCGCAGCATGCACGACATCCACGCGGTGGCCGAGGACAACATGCAGCGCATCGTCGGTATCACCGAGAGCAGTGAGCGCCAGGCGGCCATGGTGGCCGAGCAGCAGGCGCTGTGCGCCCGCTACCTGACCTGA
- a CDS encoding alpha-amylase → MTALTLGLFSQFASAEPQLQAWLDQQALPLAWTNPAPQRYSVELELQAGLLRLQAPAAADGDQPLALHQRQDWHADSQLSLQIATPGRYRLLFQDDEQPHLRLLPVRQEAARGSCRPWQGEALSVDVSQVFADGEVLRDAYSGQRATVANGRVQLTPAAHSDGLLLLEAAGASAAAGHDWRNATVYFVLTDRFANGDPDNDRSYGRQPDGEQEIGTFHGGDLRGLTGKLDYLQQLGVNALWISAPFEQIHGWVGGGDKGDFRHYAYHGYYALDFTRLDANMGTEDELRELIAQAHARGIRVLFDVVLNHPGYSTLADMQALGFGALRGGMQQYLPPRWSDWQPESFENLHAYHNLIDYQHDAWRQWWGKDWVRADIADYDSPPSVLVDPRQGSLAFLPDFKTESQQPVSLPPFLLRKADTRAVPREGYRVRDYLVEWLSFWVREFGVDGFRADTVKHVELESWAALRQAADKARAEWSAANPADPMSGSPFWMVGEVFGHGPQASVYQDHGFDALINFDFQGELAARGSECLRQIEDGYRDYAELLAKNLGHNFMSYASSHDTSLFFAEQGEQLARQRGLAGALLLAPGAVQIYYGDESARPLGPTGSDPHQGTRSSMNWDAQQQAPIAELLAHWRLLGQFRARHPAIGAGRHQQLSTQPYAFARTLGKDRVVIVQGR, encoded by the coding sequence ATGACCGCCCTGACCCTCGGCCTGTTCAGCCAGTTTGCCAGCGCCGAGCCGCAACTGCAGGCCTGGCTGGACCAGCAGGCGCTGCCCCTGGCATGGACCAACCCCGCCCCCCAACGCTACAGCGTCGAACTGGAATTGCAAGCCGGGCTGTTGCGCCTGCAAGCCCCGGCCGCGGCCGACGGCGACCAGCCGCTGGCGCTGCACCAGCGCCAGGACTGGCACGCAGACAGCCAGCTGAGCCTGCAGATCGCCACGCCCGGGCGCTATCGCCTGCTGTTTCAGGACGACGAACAGCCCCACCTGCGCCTGCTGCCGGTGCGCCAGGAGGCCGCGCGCGGCAGTTGTCGGCCCTGGCAGGGCGAGGCGCTGAGCGTAGACGTCAGCCAGGTGTTCGCCGACGGCGAGGTGTTGCGCGACGCCTACAGTGGCCAGCGGGCGACGGTGGCGAATGGTCGCGTGCAGCTGACCCCGGCGGCGCATAGCGACGGCCTGCTGCTGCTCGAGGCGGCCGGGGCGAGCGCAGCGGCCGGGCACGACTGGCGCAACGCCACGGTGTACTTCGTCCTCACCGACCGCTTCGCCAATGGCGATCCCGACAACGACCGCAGCTACGGCCGTCAGCCCGACGGCGAGCAGGAGATCGGCACCTTCCACGGTGGCGACCTGCGCGGCCTGACCGGCAAGCTCGACTACCTGCAGCAGTTGGGGGTCAATGCGCTGTGGATCAGCGCACCCTTCGAGCAGATCCACGGCTGGGTCGGCGGCGGCGACAAGGGCGATTTCCGCCACTACGCCTACCACGGTTACTACGCCCTGGACTTCACCCGCCTGGACGCCAACATGGGGACGGAAGACGAGCTGCGCGAGCTGATCGCCCAGGCTCACGCCCGCGGCATCCGCGTGCTGTTCGACGTGGTGCTCAACCACCCCGGCTATTCGACCCTGGCCGACATGCAGGCGCTCGGCTTCGGCGCGCTGCGCGGCGGCATGCAGCAGTACCTGCCGCCGCGCTGGAGCGACTGGCAGCCGGAGAGCTTCGAGAACCTGCACGCCTACCACAACCTGATCGACTACCAGCACGACGCCTGGCGCCAGTGGTGGGGCAAGGACTGGGTACGCGCCGACATCGCCGACTATGACAGCCCGCCCAGCGTGCTGGTCGACCCGCGCCAAGGCTCGCTGGCCTTCCTCCCCGACTTCAAGACCGAGAGTCAGCAGCCGGTGTCCCTGCCGCCCTTCCTGCTGCGCAAGGCCGACACCCGCGCCGTGCCACGCGAGGGCTACCGGGTGCGCGACTACCTGGTGGAATGGCTGAGCTTCTGGGTGCGCGAATTCGGCGTCGACGGCTTTCGTGCCGATACCGTCAAGCACGTCGAACTGGAGAGCTGGGCGGCGCTGCGCCAGGCAGCCGACAAGGCGCGCGCCGAGTGGTCGGCGGCCAACCCCGCTGATCCCATGAGCGGCAGCCCGTTCTGGATGGTCGGCGAGGTGTTCGGCCACGGCCCGCAGGCCAGCGTTTACCAGGACCACGGCTTCGACGCGCTGATCAACTTCGACTTCCAGGGCGAGCTGGCCGCCAGGGGCAGCGAGTGCCTGCGCCAGATCGAGGACGGCTACCGCGACTACGCCGAGCTGCTGGCCAAAAACCTGGGGCACAACTTTATGAGCTATGCCTCGTCCCACGACACCTCGCTGTTCTTCGCCGAACAGGGCGAGCAGCTGGCGCGCCAGCGCGGCCTGGCCGGAGCCCTGCTGCTGGCACCCGGCGCGGTGCAGATCTACTACGGCGACGAAAGCGCGCGCCCGCTCGGGCCCACGGGTTCGGACCCGCACCAGGGCACGCGCTCGTCGATGAACTGGGACGCCCAGCAGCAGGCGCCCATCGCCGAACTGCTGGCGCACTGGCGCCTGCTCGGCCAGTTCCGCGCGCGCCACCCGGCCATCGGCGCCGGCCGCCACCAGCAGCTGTCCACCCAGCCCTACGCCTTCGCTCGCACCCTGGGCAAAGACCGGGTGGTGATAGTGCAGGGACGGTAA